In Mercenaria mercenaria strain notata chromosome 14, MADL_Memer_1, whole genome shotgun sequence, the following are encoded in one genomic region:
- the LOC123536028 gene encoding uncharacterized protein LOC123536028: MESVADIDLVSTEENNDTSEMELTTDNRSPDMSFENDADGIPVEGNESILDISLRLHDYGQFRPVPSIIRHQCQQAQPHTVSVSTQTDETRIPKTTSTQTPLVETASNGCQATRPAFTFEDVTDDNSKVLFFTGIPNAGTFKCLFDELESGMKVNNLGRPKSLRLIDEFFLVLMRLRLGLLLEDLAFRFHISVGTCSTIFNRWVNYLDTSLSFS; the protein is encoded by the exons aTGGAGAGTGTTGCAGACATAGACTTAGTGAGCACTGAAGAAAATAACGACACTTCCGAGATGGAGCTGACAACTGACAACCGGTCACCAGACATGAGCTTTGAGAATGACGCTGATGGAATACCAGTTGAAGGCAACGAATCAATACTTGATATATCACTAAGG ctcCATGACTATGGACAGTTCAGACCAGTGCCTTCCATAATTCGCCATCAGTGCCAACAGGCACAGCCACATACTGTTTCTGTCTCCACGCAGACAGATGAAACTAGAATTCCAAAGACGACATCAACACAGACTCCATTAGTGGAAACTGCTTCTAATGGATGTCAGGCGACAAGACCAGCATTCACTTTTGAAGATGTTACAGACGACAACAGTAAAGTCCTGTTCTTCACTGGAATACCAAACGCGGGAACTTTTAAGTGTTTGTTTGATGAACTTGAAAGTGGTATGAAAGTAAACAACTTAGGCCGACCAAAGTCTTTGAGACTTATTGATGAATTTTTCTTGGTTTTAATGAGACTCAGACTTGGACTTCTGCTTGAGGATTTGGCTTTTAGGTTTCATATATCTGTAGGAACTTGCAGTACGATTTTTAATCGTTGGGTGAATTACCTTGACACAAGCTTGAGTTTCTCGTGA
- the LOC123536027 gene encoding uncharacterized protein LOC123536027, with translation MANVNKENEPYLSDIEIDKLNVSQLKDYLRFHNQYVSGKKNELVLRAKGVQKLGLNDLQQEQRNAEVNFEKRKTEKLVTPLGEKLPNPETLKTWSNDLMEFPYFSDGDIYNYFVLKMKTKKQLRSKVYYADRHVHSILYHDINEKCEHCFVKCKVLPSLPSANVKDNPDHNVWLCLSKVTGQVHSAECDCTAGSGEACNHIGALMYALADITAKKKDGTLASTSKKCVWGQFNNPRKRKLTPKKSSELTFRKYTFDSKLEAVEKKSRKELFINSVDEDRFRLSLEKCNPAAGWLLNFVESKAVDEVPQFLDITFNFKDSVDLTCADVQKTITTKFNELKMSDVDCKTVERLTRGQGKNILWEDERKMRVTASNFGEVMSLKSETPREGPIKRIMYSNITNKYVTWGIKHEPAARRKYEMTMKKTYQDFKVSECGLYVKGDTPYLGASPDGIVTYISQGQMETGVLEIKCPASDRWRNLHPTDCAKDPDFCCVSNPVTGLCHLKTGHKYYYQVQGQMALTGMKWCDFVIWTLGGMSVERIEFNEECWLGMLVKLKDFYQHAVLPELFSRRVQRGLKLY, from the exons TAACAAAGAAAACGAACCTTATCTGTCAGACATCGAAATTGACAAGTTaaatgtgtcacaattgaaagATTATTTACGGTTTCACAATCAGTATGTGTCGGGGAAGAAGAATGAACTTGTTTTAAGAGCTAAAGGTGTACAGAAGTTAGGCTTAAACGATCTCCAGCAGGAACAAAGGAACGCGGAagtgaattttgaaaaaagaaaaactgagAAACTTGTAACACCGCTCGGTGAGAAATTACCGAATCCAGAGACATTAAAAACGTGGAGTAATGATCTAATGGAATTTCCTTACTTCAGTGATGGAGacatttacaattattttgtattaaaaatgaaaacaaagaaacagcTGAGATCCAAAGTGTACTACGCAGATAGACATGTACACAGCATATTGTACCATGACATTAACGAGAAATGTGAACACTGCTTTGTCAAATGTAAAGTTCTGCCATCCTTGCCAAGTGCCAATGTAAAAGACAATCCAGATCACAATGTTTGGCTTTGCCTGTCAAAAGTTACTGGTCAGGTCCATTCTGCAGAATGTGATTGTACAGCGGG GAGTGGGGAAGCATGTAATCACATTGGAGCTCTGATGTACGCCCTTGCTGACATAACAGCAAAGAAGAAGGATGGAACTCTGGCGTCGACTTCAAAAAAATGTGTATGGGGTCAGTTTAACAATCCACGGAAAAGAAAACTTACTCCAAAAAAATCTAGTGAATTAACATTTAGGAAATATACATTTGATTCTAAATTGGAGGCGGTAGAAAAGAAATCACGAAAAGAACTATTCATAAATTCTGTAGATGAGGACAGGTTTCGGTTAAGTCTTGAAAAGTGTAATCCGGCTGCAGGCTGGCTTCTTAACTTTGTTGAGAGCAAAGCAGTGGACGAGGTTCCCCAGTTTCTTGATATAACTTTTAACTTTAAGGATAGTGTCGACCTAACATGTGCTGATGTACAGAAGACAATcaccacaaaatttaatgaattaaaaatgAGTGATGTAGACTGTAAGACAGTTGAAAGGTTAACACGAGGTCAAGGAAAAAACATTTTGTGGGAAGATGAAAGAAAAATGAGAGTCACCGCATCAAACTTTGGTGAGGTGATGTCACTGAAATCCGAGACACCTCGTGAAGGACcaataaaaagaataatgtatTCTAACATTACAAACAAATATGTGACATGGGGGATAAAGCATGAGCCAGCGGCTAGAAGAAAATACGAGATGACGATGAAAAAAACATACCAAGACTTTAAAGTGTCAGAGTGTGGACTGTACGTGAAAGGAGACACTCCATACCTTGGTGCAAGTCCTGACGGAATCGTCACCTACATTTCACAGGGCCAGATGGAAACTGGTGTTCTGGAAATTAAGTGTCCAGCATCGGACAGATGGAGAAATCTGCACCCAACAGACTGTGCAAAAGATCCAGATTTCTGTTGTGTGTCGAACCCAGTAACTGGTTTGTGTCATTTAAAGACCGGTCACAAGTATTATTACCAGGTTCAGGGCCAGATGGCACTGACCGGCATGAAATGGTGCGATTTTGTGATCTGGACATTAGGTGGCATGTCGGTTGAAAGAATAGAATTCAATGAGGAATGTTGGTTGGGCATGTTAGTTAAACTCAAGGACTTTTACCAGCATGCTGTTTTACCTGAACTGTTCTCAAGAAGGGTACAACGTGGATTGAAACTTTATTAG